The Peromyscus leucopus breed LL Stock chromosome 4, UCI_PerLeu_2.1, whole genome shotgun sequence genome segment TATTGTTCAATTTCTGCTAAAGAACTTAATTCAGcctgttgtggtggcacacacctttaatcccaatacttggaaggcagaggcagatggatctctgtgatccAAGTCATCCTGGTATACAGAATGAGTTCTCATGAGGGCCagtagctacacagagaaacttcgtctccaaaaaacaaaaaaacaaaacaaaacaaaaagaattaaataaatttaataccTGTGTTTACATATACTTAACACATATCTGCACCTACACAGCAATACTTCTATAAGTATACTTATGCATATGCATACTGTATAAAGTGTCCACACACAGAAGACATAGCAAGCTACCAGTGTACCCAGAGTGGTGGCTGCTAAGAGAAAGAGATGCACAGAATTAAAACAAGACTCACTTTTTGCCATTTGATGCAGTGGAGATGAATGAAGAAACTTTAGAATCGTGTCTAGACTCATGTCTTCCAGCCTAAAATTCCCTGCCTCCAAAactagagagaggagaaggagaaaagagcgTGGGGCCACCagatggaagaaacagaaatggggAATTTGCAAGCAGGCACTCCATACTGATAAGGCCGTTGTAGTAATGAAGTCAGGACACTCAGATATGTCTGAAGCAGGAATGGAATGAGCCAAGAACTTACCCTGGCCTTCAAAGTCTGGTCGCTGAAATGGGCCATAGGGTACTTTTTGCTACTCATCATGGGCACTTTAATCACAGAGTTTTTGTAGAGGAAAGACGCCTTCGTTGTCTTTTCGTCAAATGTTTTCTTCCACTTGGCTAAAGGAAGAAAGGGTGGCTGTAACGCGGGTAGGGACAGAAAGGTGTTAAAGGCCCTGTTAGGTAAGAGGTAGGACGGTCACATAGGAATGTGGCCATGGAACTCTGAGGTTggtgggatgtggagacaggatggGATGGGAGGCAGGACTGCACTAGGCACACTACCTGCCTGCTGCTTTCCTTACCACTCAAGTAGACAGCGTTCAGCAGGACAAGGCGGGTGTCGGGGGGCAGGCTGTCTAGCAGCTGGCTGATCTTGTGGTTGGTGTTCTCAGCCACCCAGGTGTTGATGAGTTCTAAGTTAGCATCACTGTCCGGGCCCAGGACTCTGGGGCTGCTTCCATACAGGCTCTGAGAGGCATTCACATAGGTGTCCCTTATGGCCAGGTCTGAGGGGCAGAACAAGAGAGGCAAGTATGAGTCCTCTGAATAATCCAACCCAAGTTCAAAGAGCAAGTCTGGGAGTGAGCACACTTCCCATGTGTTTTAttagttttgcttgtttgtttttttctgagacagagtctcaccatgcaGCTcgggctagcctagaactcatgtagaccagactggcctggaactgacagagacctgcctgcctctgtgtcctgagtgcagagattaaagacCATCACATCTGTCGGGGTTCCCGTGGTTCTTCTTGCTCACTCCAGTGAACACTCTAGCATTTTGCTGGAGCAGGGACCAGCCCATTCCTCTATTATGTGCAAATCTATGATATGCAAATcagacttaaaaaacaaatcctGAACTAAGAGCAATGAAACTATTCCTAGGCACCCCTGCTGCTTCTGCTTGCTGGTGACAAGTGCGTGGCTAGACAACCTTCTGTGATGTTGCTTGCACTTGACTTTCCCCTCTGTTCTTTCCTTATTCTGCAGGAACAGACCCTACTTTTTAAGCCTCAGTGGAAGTTCATGACAAGACTTCCTGACTTTTGCTCTCATGGCCCAAGTCTACTGGAGAAAATGTGAGTGCTTGGAAGAATAGACTGTTTTACTGAACTAAATAGATCAAAGTATTTCCCCAGGCTTGGCCTAAGACTCAGAACCTTTGCAGAAATATGGATGTGGGTGGGCAGGATGCAGGATGCCCTAAAATACTGAATGTGGTGGAATTGACCATTAACTGAACAAAAGACACCACTGGTTGTAAGTAGATAAGTAATGTAGTATGTATTGAAACCCctgagtcatatatatatatatattcatgtcaaAAAGATACATTTTAGCCAGGAggcagtggcccacgcctttaatcccagcacttgggaggcagagccaggcagatctctgagagtttgaggccagcctggtctacagagtgagatctaggaaaggcaccaaaaactacacagagaaaccctgtctcgaaaaacaaaaacaaaaacaaacaaacaaacaaagatacattttaatgtcaggtgtggtggagcatgccatTAACCCAaaagcttgggaggcagaggcatgagatctTTGTGAAGTCAAAGCCAGCATAGTTTACATTGTGAGATCCCATCAAGGGGGGTGGGTGGCGGAGATTGAGATATTAGGCaatctcctttccctttttctttatttttccttccctgtATTTTCACAGTTTTCTACAAATATGGCtttcatagttaaaaaaaaaaaaaaaaaagacaaagccaaGCATGATAACACATGTCTACAATCTCAGCAAGCTAGACCAGAGGACTGCCACAAAAGTGAggctatgcctttaatcccagcactcagaggcagaggccagcctggtctacagagcgagttccaggacagccagagctgttatacagagaaaccctgtcttgaaaagaagaaaaaaaattgaggctACAAAGAGAGGCTCTCTCAGGAAATGAGTAAACTgaggaggaaggttgagaatgtggctcagtggtagcgCTGatgcagcatgcacagagcccggGGGGTCTAATCCCACGTacctcagagaaggaaggaaagacaggaggAAATGTGTTCTTATAAAAGTAAGAAGggaaaagtgaaagagaaagtggGCACAGGGGTCAAGCCACATGAGGTAGTGCggaaccccagcacttaggaggctggggCTTGCAggagaactggagttagaagccagccttggCAACATGGCAAAAACCCAAGAGAGGGACTAGATGAAATCTATGATTTTTAACCTTTGAAAGCAACAGAACTGTATTTTCTAAGTCATAAATGGGCTCTGGCGAGGCAGGCGGGAGCACTGAGCCCGGCCAGTCCACTTCCCTCTCACAGGAAGGGCgtctcccacccccaccagccaTTCTGATGGCCCACCCCTACCAACTCCTGAGCAGCTGTGCAGAAATAGTCAGCTCTAGGGTACCAAGTTTACAAACAACTGCGTCCGATTACTTGTAAAGGTTCTTACTATGATCTACTGCTGGCTGGTATTATCTACCTAACATAAACATGTAAATGATAACAATTTCATAGAACACAAAAGTACAAAGGATGAGTCTGAAGACTCCCTGGATCCAAAACTTAgcaaaaaaataatcttttgcttattttatgcTTCTAACTCTAACCTTCTAACCTCTAGAGGTTTCCAGCCCTGCTGTTAACAGTTAGGTAGGACTTTCTTATTCTAAAGAACAGACAAATGCAAATGATTTGCCCAGGTCTCACAGGGAGGAGAGTCTTGCTCCTGGAGCCACTTGAAACTCCTGCTGAGGTCCCCATCTGCTCTTACTCACCCCAATACagtccctccccccccttttgcAGGCTTTCTCTTCCAGAATCCTCTACAGCTCACTGTCTACCTTGGACACTCACCTGGGCTGTGGAAGATCTGCGATACAGAAGTGACGCCTTTGGATGAAAAGGACTTCAGAGCCTGGTGGACACAGGCAAAATCCGTGGGGTAGGAAAGGATGCTCTCTAAGTTGCTCTTAGTgctgtctccagcccctgcaacagaggacagagagggagagaagagttCTTGGGGGAGGAATGAGAGAGCCACTATTTGGGACGAGGGTCAAGCACTGGCTGGAATGGAGGCTGTTTCCTCCCTACAGTGGGGTTTCAGAGCATCAGAACTGTATTCTGGAAGACAGTTCATGTGTCAGGAAGAAGGTGGTGGGCCGTGCTGAGTTGTCCTACTAGACTTCTCCAGGGCTTCAACTATTCTCCTTCCCTGGTTTTCCACCTTTGTTCAACTATTCTCCTTCCCTGGTTTTCTACCTTTGTAAATCCCACACATCTTTCTAACCACTGCTCCACATTAACTCTGATTTAGATGGCTTGGATTTACAAAGGGTCATCCTATAAGCAGAGGCATTTGATCACTATTGTAAAAGAGGATGGATAGTCTTCATTATTAAACACTTACTGTGCATGTCTTCTCTGCTACAACAGCTAAAATTTGTTGTGAGCATTTCTTCTAGTTCAGGTAGTCTAATGTTTCTCCTATGGTTATCTTATTAAATTATCACCAAGCCTTTTCCATAGGATACTCACTTTCCTACCATATAGAGGGGGCCCCTGGAATTTCAGAGACTGTCTTATTAATACATTCAAGGCCACAGAGCTAATAAGTAAAAGATGAATGCAGGATTTGAACGGAAATGAACGAAGGGGAACCAACTGACTAGAAAGGACCTCCCAGGAGACTTTGAGGATGTCTGAGGACAGTCTGGTTGCCATACCTGGGGAGTTGGGCGCTACCAGCATCTCATGCTAAGATGTTAGGATTTGGGATCTTGTATGTGTAGTCTCGAGGAGCCTTCCTGGAATTTTCCTTGCTGGGGTATGAGAggtttcatatctctctctctctctctctctctctctctctctctctctctctctcctgcctgtggtAATTTGTCATTGCCTTTCCTAGCAGAATCATTCTCATGAAGGGAGAAGGTTTTTTTACCTCCTAGGGAGTCAAGGCACAACACTGTCTGATTCTTGGCTTTTGGAGGTAGATATCACTATCCCTACTTAACTGTTGAGAACTCACACTCAAGAGCGCCTAAGTGAACTGCCCATGGCTGCATACTTAGAAAGTGCATTACCATGATTCTATCTTAGGTCTACCACTGATGATTTCATCTCCCTTATCACCTTCCACTCTTTGAACCATGACTGGTGACTGGGACCTTATTTTATATGTTGTTAATGAGTCCATAGGGTTTTATAAGCAACAGTACCTAATTAAATCATTATTAAATAAAGCAACGTTCAAGAATGATGACCTACCACCCCACCACGTAGCCCATTTTACAGCTTCTTTCCAGAGACACAGCCTCGCAGAGATGTGTGATTGGTGATTCCTATGAAAGGGTCCCATGTATAGACAGAAGTCAGAGTCTTACCAAGAAGGACTTGGGTGAGGAGGCTGGCAATGCTGAATGGGGAAAAGGCCATGTTGGTTTCAGCCTTCTTGGTAGCTGAGAAGGCGTGGTAgagcttcacagaaaaatctgtcaaggCCTCCGACAGTGTAGCCTCTGAGGACTCTCTGTCTAAATCAGAGCACAGAACAAGTGGCCCTGAACAGAAGGGCTCAGTAGGAGCCTGGgtaggagaatctgtggttgtgGAAGGTTGGCTGGGAGGATCCACAGGGGACTGGCTGGAAGAATTCATAGTGGGCTGGCTGGGAGAAGCTGTGGGTAGCTGCTCAGCTGGTTGGGTGTGCTCGAGGAAGGCTTCCATAGTGTTAGCTGTATCTTTGGTGGATACAGTATCAGCTGTATCTTTGGTGGATACAGTGTCAGCTGTATCTTTGGTGGATACATTGGTTGTTGGCCAGGTAGAAGACTGTGCTGTATGCTCTGTGAGATTCAAGGGCTCATCTTTTTCAGGGAAGACTTCACTGATTGCCTCTTGAGTGACCAGTGGATCCTGGGTGCTGTGGCTGGTAGTTTCCGGACCTGAGAAAGCTCTATCCTGTGGTTCAAGAAACAGGGTTTCATTTCTTAGTGAGCCATATTTCCCTCAATCACTCCAAGCAGGAAGACTGTGAACACATTGTACCAGTTGCTTTTGGTATAGCCTGCCAGGTGAAGGGCCTGCCTTGAGCCATCCCCACAATTCCTTCAAAAATAGGGAATGCTGGGGAAATTCTCTACAGGAGACATGAGGTAATTCCAATTTGGTTGTCAGTTATCTGTGTCCAGTGACGGCCATGGGAGAAGCTGATTTCTTGTAATTATATACTTGTTTTGACTCACTTGCCCAGGTAGTATAGACATTTGCATTTGCCAGCCTTATTTTAGGACTGCAGATTTTCAAAGAGCAGATGTGGTATACCAGTGGGTATTGAAAACAATTAGTACACCagtaaaggaaaggaagaatgggTATAAATTAGGCGCAGTGGCacgacctgtaactccagtcatctaggcatctgggaggtggagagaggaggatctCTTTATGCGGCAATGTTTTCAGAAGCGGGAAGGAAAGTGTATAAAATACTGATCCCTTGCTCAATCAGACATCatgtgctgactccccaaggtCACCCAGGATGCCAGCTTTCCAGCATTAACCCCTGCTCATCCACCGGAAGCAAGCGCCCACTCTTACATGAGTTTACTTTTTATCCCTGCCCTCCTAGGCCACTGGGACCACAGTGCTCTTCACCTTGGTGCGAGCCCAGGTCTGTCTGGATGCTAGTCTTCTTCCTTGCACCCCACTTTCTATAGACCGTGACCTGGAAGAGCCTGTCACAAcagcatggggggtgggggtggggggtgggaggagtcaGGTTTCCACAACTTGGGCTTGTCCTGCCTTCTATGACCCAGCCAAGCCCGGCCGGTGACCTGGGTAGAGTATTCTCCCTTTTATATAATTGGGTTAAGGAAGCCTGGAGAAGGGTCCGGCCCAAGGCCATTCAGCTAATGTATCTTCCAATATAGAACCCGTCTCTCCTCCTATGCAACGGCTAGACCTGAACTTAAGAATCCAGGAGGAGTTTTCCTTCTTCGCCAGGGCCTGAAGGGTTAAtcctcaccccccccaccccccacctcacaGAGGGACCACTTAccccaggcagcagcagcagcagcaggagggtcAGCGGGGTCAGCCTGGAGGCCATCTGGGCAGCGACGTCAGCTGCGACCTGCGAAGCCAGTTAGCCTCAGAGCCAGCCGTGAGCCTTAGGAGCTCAGGGGGGTCCACCCCATCCCCGGGCCCGCCCCCATTCCGCTCCAGGCCTCGACCCTTCTTAGTGTGTTCCCGCCTCCTCCCTCTGGGGCCACCTTCTCCCTGGCTCCaccctctgttttgttttccccaaacCGCTTCCCTTTCCCGGCACCGGCTGGCCCTTCTCTCCCTTCACGCCTG includes the following:
- the Serping1 gene encoding plasma protease C1 inhibitor, with product MASRLTPLTLLLLLLLPGDRAFSGPETTSHSTQDPLVTQEAISEVFPEKDEPLNLTEHTAQSSTWPTTNVSTKDTADTVSTKDTADTVSTKDTANTMEAFLEHTQPAEQLPTASPSQPTMNSSSQSPVDPPSQPSTTTDSPTQAPTEPFCSGPLVLCSDLDRESSEATLSEALTDFSVKLYHAFSATKKAETNMAFSPFSIASLLTQVLLGAGDSTKSNLESILSYPTDFACVHQALKSFSSKGVTSVSQIFHSPDLAIRDTYVNASQSLYGSSPRVLGPDSDANLELINTWVAENTNHKISQLLDSLPPDTRLVLLNAVYLSAKWKKTFDEKTTKASFLYKNSVIKVPMMSSKKYPMAHFSDQTLKARVGQLQLSHNLSFVIMVPQSQKHRLEDMEEALTPTVFKAIMKKLELSRYQPTYLMMPRIKVKSNQDMLSIMEKMEFFDFTYDLNLCGLTEDPDLQVSAMKHQTVLELTETGVEAAAASAISVARNLIIFEVQQPFLFLLWDQQHKFPVFMGRVYDPRA